One region of Salinibacterium sp. TMP30 genomic DNA includes:
- a CDS encoding ATP-binding cassette domain-containing protein: MSEMSGLVGERISITAEGTLLIDNVDCTVSRGSLSALVGPNGAGKSTLLRALTAVQSPASGSVHFDGDDLLGMPRRQRARLAAFVEQDATTDSALTVDMVVQLGRLPHQSMWEADSAESAAVVAESLATVGMSAFREREFQSLSGGEKQRVMLARALAQQPQLLALDEPTNHLDIAAQLSVLDLLAHLRTTGVTVLAALHDLSLAASYCDHIIVLSQGRVVAAGATETVLTEALIAEVYGVRASILRNPVTGRPLIGFSPA, encoded by the coding sequence ATGAGTGAGATGAGCGGCCTTGTTGGCGAACGCATCAGCATCACCGCGGAGGGCACACTGCTCATCGACAATGTCGATTGCACAGTTTCTCGCGGGTCGCTGAGTGCGCTCGTGGGCCCCAACGGTGCCGGAAAGTCCACCCTGCTGCGCGCACTCACGGCAGTGCAGTCGCCGGCATCTGGTTCAGTTCACTTTGACGGCGACGATCTGCTCGGGATGCCGCGGCGACAACGCGCTCGCCTTGCAGCATTCGTGGAGCAGGATGCCACAACAGACTCTGCTCTGACCGTGGACATGGTTGTGCAATTGGGCCGGCTCCCCCACCAGTCGATGTGGGAAGCGGATTCTGCAGAATCTGCAGCGGTGGTTGCCGAAAGTCTCGCTACCGTCGGGATGTCAGCGTTTCGCGAACGCGAGTTCCAGAGCCTTTCCGGAGGCGAAAAGCAGCGCGTAATGCTCGCGCGAGCTCTTGCTCAACAACCCCAATTGCTCGCCCTCGACGAGCCAACAAACCACCTCGACATTGCCGCACAACTCTCGGTTCTTGACCTACTGGCGCACTTGCGCACGACCGGCGTGACGGTACTGGCTGCGCTACACGATCTCTCTCTTGCCGCGAGCTACTGCGACCACATCATTGTGCTGTCCCAAGGCCGCGTTGTGGCGGCGGGCGCGACCGAAACCGTGCTCACGGAGGCGCTGATCGCCGAGGTGTATGGGGTGCGAGCATCCATTCTGCGGAACCCCGTCACCGGCAGGCCGCTCATCGGCTTTAGCCCGGCCTAA